The Thunnus maccoyii chromosome 12, fThuMac1.1, whole genome shotgun sequence genomic interval CAAATGCAATATTGTCAAGTTTTATGATTGGTTTGAGGTGAGGAATGGAAAGGCGCTGGTCTTCGAGTCGTTGGACATCAGTTTAGACGACTACATTTACTATCATCACCCATTATGTCTGAGTAAAATCAGAGTCATCGTCCAACAGGTATGAATATGGTACCATTAGATAGCAAGTAAAGCACTGAACACTGTGTCAGTTTGAAACTGTGCTACatgctcttttcttttattactgACCTTGTACTTTGCAGTTGGCCACAGCATTCGACGCACTCAAAAGAATCAGAGTGATCCATACTGATGTCAAACCAGACAATATAATGGTGGTGAATCGCTGGACTAATCCCCTCAGAGTCAAGCTGATAGACTTCGGCTTGGCCATGCCCACAACTCAAGCCTGGACGGGCATGAGATTGCAGACAGTCTACTTCAGGTGAGGTCTATAGAGATACTGATCATTATCATACTGGAGTGAGATTGTAGTCTTGCAGTTTTACTATTAGTAGCTGTGTGCTTTCTGTCTATACGTGTTATTTTAGTTTGTCACTGTGCTAGACTGTATTTTTAATACTTATAATATGACAATGTTCCTCATTCTGTGTAATGCTTTTCTTCCACATTCAGGGCTCCAGAAATCATTTTGGGCCTTCCATTTTCGGAGGCCATTGATATGTGGTCACTGGGAGGTGTGCTGGCTGCCATGATCCTCGGCTGTATACTGTTCCCTGCAAAAGATGAATATGAAGCAGTAAGTTACTAAGCTAAGTCGTGTTAGAGCCACCACTCTTCAGCAGTGGAGTTTAGCTCACGCTCAGCTGGTGATTCAAAATTGTGAGGgaaaattaagattaaaatgGTCTTtgtttaacatcagtacctCAGTAGAAAGTACTGTGATCAAGGTCATACATTAGACTGTACATTAGCTAAGAGAGGAGTTTTAGTGATAGTATTTAGACAAGAAGACATAAGTGGCATGCCTGTTGCATATCTTATTGTGATGCTGTGTTTTATCTCCAGATGCGATTCATGACTGAACTCCTGGGTCAGCCGGCGGACGATCTTCTGAGGAAGGGAAGgaaaacacactgtttttttaacaagacTGACACCAACAGCTGGAGGCTAATGGTACCACAACAATTCATCTTTACCAATCTCTTCTCTAATTAAGATGACGTATTTCAGTCTTCCAACATTTAACAGTTAATCAGTTAGATTTATTGACATATATTGAACCTTCTTTTAGACACCTGAGGAGTACAGGGGGAAAGATACTCAGCCTTACGTAGACCGCAGGAAGTACAAATATCCCTCTCTGGATCATCTGAAACAGGTAAGTGTTAAGTAGGTGGTAGCTGTCATTGTTACTGTCAGTTGATGTCTTTTAATGAATCATGAGGACGAGTTGACTGATGGTGGATTTGACCATTGTCTCCTAAACTAGATTCATCGGGAGGATAGATGTGATGAAGCTGCGGATCGGGATCATTGTACTGAGCTTTTGAAGGCAATGCTCAAAATAGATGAGGCTGAGAGGATTACCCCTAGTGAAGTCCTCACTCATCCTTTCATTGCACAAGGCTGCAACAACTCTcggtaaatatgtgtgtgtgtgtgtgtgtgtgtatctggtctgtcataggctactttttgGGTGAAATttcagacttaagaccagttaattggggatggcttgtccaattggagacaaaagctgtgtccccaattGAGAAAAAGCtaatttttgggtcagtggttatggttagtgTTAGGGTAAGTTTCCATGAAATTAATGTAGGTCTATGTAATGTTGTAATAATGTATGTAAAAGTGACCATGacctgatatgtgtgtgtgtgtgtgtgtgtgtgtgtgtgtgtgtgtgtgtgtgtgtgtgtgtgtgtgtgtgtgtgtgctgagatATTGGTAGTGATTTGAGTACATGTTATCAGACAACAGTAAGTGTCAGTGATAGTTTATAATTTGATCATTAATTGATGTGCATACTTGCTTATTGTGGGGGTAAGTTCTGTGTCCTGGCCATCAGTGTAACAGTGAATGTCTGTCTTTTGATAGCAATGAAGCTCCAGAGGCAGCAGCTGCTCAACCCAGCCAGACCCAGACCCAGACCCAGACCCAGACCGAGTCCGAAGTGCCAGCAGAGAAGACCACAGTAGATGAGAGGTAGGTGTTAACTCATCTTTGTCTTTAGAGGAGTGTGTGGTACAGAGGCCACACT includes:
- the LOC121908023 gene encoding homeodomain-interacting protein kinase 2-like — encoded protein: MAERILTTISSITRNKNPFELPGTYEFMKVLGQGGFGLVLKCLKKDTKDIVAVKIPRHDHSATDIKEFSMLQNLMHHNLDKCNIVKFYDWFEVRNGKALVFESLDISLDDYIYYHHPLCLSKIRVIVQQLATAFDALKRIRVIHTDVKPDNIMVVNRWTNPLRVKLIDFGLAMPTTQAWTGMRLQTVYFRAPEIILGLPFSEAIDMWSLGGVLAAMILGCILFPAKDEYEAMRFMTELLGQPADDLLRKGRKTHCFFNKTDTNSWRLMTPEEYRGKDTQPYVDRRKYKYPSLDHLKQIHREDRCDEAADRDHCTELLKAMLKIDEAERITPSEVLTHPFIAQGCNNSRNEAPEAAAAQPSQTQTQTQTQTESEVPAEKTTVDERTCGALSPTSTQLPLSQESAISEVLASASEHPVCDPPAPALTDEATNIHPDHHSRSPKISRTVIIVVRPATAENTVALESEESDTSSQSGMLESSLEVSDSDMSWTSEDSTTSDDSRTTEEEDKKMTKKKKKKNCFRRFFSWMKKNFCCCWTGVEEDDLGKKGGSVKVFIA